In Amycolatopsis sp. FBCC-B4732, the genomic stretch ACGGTCGGCGCCGTCACGGACACGCTGTCCCACACGGTGCTCGCCCCGCTCACCCAGCCGCCCGCGGACAACCCCGACGCGCCCGTCCTGCTCCCGCTCGACGACGTCCTCTCCCCCGTCCTCAACGGCGGCTCGAACTCGGGCGGCGCGACCGCCACCGTCCCGGCCGCGACCGCGACCACGGCCACCGCGGTCGCGGCGACCGAAGCACCGGCCACCACGACCGACGCCGTGACCGCTGAAGCCGCGACGCAGAACATCGGCCGCAGCACGGCCCTCGCGCACTTCATCGTCGTCCGGCACGAGCAGCCGCGGCAGGCCGGGCAGGACCAGCCGCGCGACTCCGGCGTGCACGCCCGCGACGGCGGCGGCGGCGATTCCACTCCCGGCCTGCCCGGCGGCAGCACCGCCCCGAGCGCGCCGGCTCCCACCGCCGCTCCCGGTCACGACGGTCCCGGCGGGGCGCGCCACGCGTTCGCCGTCCACACCGACGACGTGACCACCACCCAGCTGAAGCTCATCGGTGCCAGCCGCGACCACGACGTCGACGGCGCGGGCAGGGAAGCCGCCCTGCCCACCACCTCCCCCGACTGACCCCGCACCGGGCAGCCGGGGACACCTGCGTCCAAATCAAGATCGACCAGACGCACGTCCACGCCTTTGACGCGTGACGAATCCCCTGCTCCAGTACGCAACCCGTGACTCTTTCACGTCTCGTGGCGCACTATCGCGCCCGACGTACCCCAGGGGTGCACAACCATGCGAAACCACAGTCTTTCCGACCGGCCGACCGCGCCCGGCCGGGTCGGATCCCGGTCCCGGCGCCGCGCTGCCCCCGCGGCGCCGGGACCCACACCGGACGCGCTCCGGGAGCCCTTGCTCACCGCGCCGAGCGAGGACTCGCAGTACCGAGAGCACGTCTGAGCCGCGGGCTTCCCGGCACGTCGAGGGGCTGTGCCGGGAAGCCAGCGGTTACCCGCGAGCGGGGTCACGTCCGCGAACGGGGGTGTGAACCGAGAACCGGTGCGCTGGATGCACATGAACGCCGCCCATCCCTGGGAGCAGGCTCGCATCCAGCGCACCGGTTCTTCGTTTTCAGGCGATCGGCGCGGCCAGCGACTCCGGCGTCCCCCGGACCGACGCTTCCGCCGTGCGCAGCCGCCGGACGGCCTGCTCCATCGTTTCCGGCGGCAGCGAAAACGGCAGCCGGATCCACCGCTCCAGGCCGCCGTGGACGCCGAAGCGCGAGCCCGGCGCCACCTGGACGCCGTGGCTCGCCGCCGCGACCGCGAGCCGCGAACTCACCGGCTCCGGCAGCCGGCACCACAGCGACAAGCCGCCCCTCGGCAGCGTGAACGTCCAGTCCGGGAGGTGCCGGTGCACCGCTTCGGCCAGGGCGTCGCGGTAGCCGCGCAGCTCTTCGCGACGGCGGGCGAGCGCGGTCTCGTCGTCGAGCAGCTCGGTCAGCACCAGCTGCTCGAACACCGGTGACCCCAGGTCGACCGCGTAGCGCGCCGAAACCAGCCGCCCGAGCAGGTCCTCCGACGCGCGGATCCAGCCGAGCCGCAGCCCGCCCCAGTGCGTCTTCGACGCCGAGCCCACGCAGATCGCCAGGTCGCCGGCGAACGCGGCCAGCGGCGGCGGCCCGTGCAGCGGGTCGCCCTCGAGGTCCAGCTCGACGAGCGTCTCGTCCACGACCACCGGCGTCCGCGCGCGGTTCAGCACCGCGCCGAGCCGTTCGCGGCCGCCCGCCTCGAGGCGCAGGCCGGTCGGGTTCTGGAAGTCCACGACGAGGTAGGCGAACCGCGGGGACGCCTGCCGCAGCGCCGCGTCGACGCCGGCGATGTCCCAGCCGCGCTCGCCGCTCGGGTCGAGAGCGACCGGCACCGGGATCGCGTGCGCGGCCCGGATCGCCTCCAGCGCGTTCGGGTACGTCGGCTGCTCGACCAGCACCCGGTCGCCCGGGCCGGCGAGCATGCGCAGGACCAGCACGAACGCGTGGTGCGCGCCGTTGGTGACCATGACCTGCGCGGGGGTCGTCGGCAGTCCGCGTTCGGTGTAGCGGCGGGCGATCCGCTCGCGCAGGCCGAGCAGGCCGCGCTCCTGGTAGCCGTGGTCGCCGAGGTGGTCGGCGAGCCGGGCGCGGGCCGCGTCGACCGCCGTCGCCGTGCCCGCGATCGCCGGCGAGGACGCGTGGGTGAAGTCGATCGCGCCGCCCTCGGCCGGGGCGAGCGGGCCGCGGCGGC encodes the following:
- a CDS encoding PLP-dependent aminotransferase family protein, whose product is MEAAVPLGGRISGPRLAVMLGSWRQGSRQGAADLAAAIELQVLDGQLPLGTRLPAERELADALGASRTLIGAALDRLRENGFVASRRGAGSWVAAPGRRRRGPLAPAEGGAIDFTHASSPAIAGTATAVDAARARLADHLGDHGYQERGLLGLRERIARRYTERGLPTTPAQVMVTNGAHHAFVLVLRMLAGPGDRVLVEQPTYPNALEAIRAAHAIPVPVALDPSGERGWDIAGVDAALRQASPRFAYLVVDFQNPTGLRLEAGGRERLGAVLNRARTPVVVDETLVELDLEGDPLHGPPPLAAFAGDLAICVGSASKTHWGGLRLGWIRASEDLLGRLVSARYAVDLGSPVFEQLVLTELLDDETALARRREELRGYRDALAEAVHRHLPDWTFTLPRGGLSLWCRLPEPVSSRLAVAAASHGVQVAPGSRFGVHGGLERWIRLPFSLPPETMEQAVRRLRTAEASVRGTPESLAAPIA